The Prevotella melaninogenica genome has a segment encoding these proteins:
- a CDS encoding SusD/RagB family nutrient-binding outer membrane lipoprotein, which translates to MKSKHIIVLMAMALPTLGLQSCLDYDNPGDEFNSTTKNVEKVTSRGDVDKIPFRQATDAAAADEALNAMQDLLDAGVGGQFSMRGGKNGENPGPHAYQYQYSLGIDNYAEYTVVPHTFFQYSKIRLASSYAIDQKCYGGAWGSFTEMKTSLVPILNNEKVNAVPELKAAYLTLFNQQAVEVADVYGPMPYRELKTNLQVGPYTYNKVEDVYNDAVANLDTAIACFHYFDQKPAAYKQKIKSAFVDRFVVMTDGGAADGTLKAWARYANSLKLRIAMHMVKSDPVRAQKLAEEAVADGVIENEAQSVSIRPGVMGFSHPLPGVESWGDARMSATMEITLKTFNHPWLKYLFKKNDNVIKNNKTGETTPADSRICGIRTGTHPGEGQGYDENQYIAFSKLNEQYFNSAPLYLMKYAEVCFLRAEGALRGWNMGGSAQHFYEEGIRHGNCEDPEMKSMDGEGPNGQQNVNWYDSWIDTYMAQENPVAYVYKDPTGDTPDAASPIHVGVKWNDSDSKETKLEKIITQKYLATYPNGFEAWVDLRRTGFPRMLPVLNIDEADGSLVPGDIMRRLPFPGTSDIATKQDVDNTGIPALGGPDKMATRLFWDKTTSNF; encoded by the coding sequence ATGAAAAGTAAACATATAATCGTACTCATGGCGATGGCATTGCCAACACTGGGTCTACAGTCATGTCTTGACTATGACAACCCTGGTGATGAGTTCAACTCAACAACCAAGAATGTTGAGAAGGTGACAAGCCGTGGTGACGTGGATAAGATTCCTTTCCGTCAGGCTACAGACGCTGCAGCAGCAGATGAGGCACTCAATGCAATGCAAGACTTGCTCGATGCTGGTGTTGGTGGACAGTTCTCTATGCGTGGTGGTAAGAATGGTGAGAACCCTGGTCCACATGCTTATCAGTATCAGTATTCTCTCGGTATTGACAACTATGCTGAGTATACGGTTGTTCCTCATACTTTCTTCCAGTATTCAAAGATTCGTTTGGCATCGTCTTATGCTATCGACCAGAAGTGCTATGGTGGTGCATGGGGCTCATTCACAGAGATGAAGACCTCACTTGTACCTATCTTGAATAATGAGAAGGTAAATGCTGTTCCAGAGTTGAAGGCAGCTTATTTGACTCTTTTCAACCAGCAGGCTGTTGAGGTAGCTGACGTTTATGGTCCAATGCCTTATCGTGAGTTGAAGACTAACTTGCAGGTAGGTCCTTATACCTATAACAAGGTTGAGGATGTCTACAACGATGCTGTTGCCAACCTCGACACAGCCATTGCTTGTTTCCACTACTTCGATCAGAAGCCAGCTGCCTACAAGCAGAAGATTAAGAGTGCGTTTGTTGATCGTTTCGTAGTTATGACCGATGGTGGTGCTGCTGACGGAACGTTGAAGGCATGGGCACGTTATGCTAATTCATTGAAGTTGCGTATCGCTATGCACATGGTAAAGAGCGACCCTGTTCGTGCACAGAAATTGGCTGAAGAGGCTGTTGCTGATGGCGTTATTGAGAACGAGGCACAGAGCGTTTCAATCCGTCCAGGTGTGATGGGCTTTAGTCATCCATTGCCAGGCGTTGAGAGTTGGGGAGATGCTCGTATGAGTGCAACAATGGAAATCACATTGAAGACTTTCAATCACCCTTGGTTGAAATATCTCTTCAAGAAGAACGACAACGTTATTAAGAACAATAAGACAGGCGAGACAACACCTGCTGACAGCCGCATTTGTGGTATCCGTACCGGTACACATCCAGGTGAAGGTCAGGGATATGATGAGAACCAGTACATCGCATTCAGTAAACTGAACGAGCAGTACTTCAACTCTGCACCACTTTATTTGATGAAGTATGCTGAGGTTTGTTTCCTCCGTGCAGAGGGTGCACTCCGTGGTTGGAACATGGGCGGTTCGGCTCAGCACTTCTATGAGGAGGGTATTCGTCATGGTAACTGTGAGGATCCTGAGATGAAGTCTATGGACGGTGAGGGTCCTAACGGACAGCAGAATGTCAACTGGTATGACTCTTGGATTGACACCTATATGGCACAGGAGAATCCAGTAGCATATGTTTACAAGGATCCAACAGGTGATACTCCAGACGCTGCTTCACCAATCCATGTTGGTGTAAAGTGGAACGACAGCGACTCAAAAGAAACAAAGCTCGAGAAGATTATCACTCAGAAGTACCTCGCTACTTATCCTAATGGCTTCGAGGCATGGGTTGACCTCCGTCGTACAGGCTTCCCACGTATGTTGCCTGTATTGAACATCGATGAAGCTGATGGTAGTTTAGTTCCTGGTGATATCATGCGTCGTCTGCCATTCCCTGGTACAAGCGACATCGCAACAAAGCAGGATGTTGACAACACTGGTATCCCTGCATTGGGCGGTCCAGACAAGATGGCAACTCGTCTCTTCTGGGACAAGACCACTTCAAACTTCTAA
- a CDS encoding master DNA invertase Mpi family serine-type recombinase — MIYGYIRVSSDKQTVENQRFEITKFCNEQKLLVNDWIEETISGTKNYTKRQLGSLLKKVGKDDIIICSELSRLGRNLFMIMEILNICMSKECRVWTIKDNYRLGDDIQSKVLAFAFGLSAEIERNLISQRTKEALARKRAEGVVLGRPKGRKSSPDKYKLSGKEILISELLKNGISHRKIAKICKVDRNTLSRFITLKCLAVN; from the coding sequence ATGATTTACGGATATATTAGGGTCAGTAGTGATAAGCAGACTGTAGAAAACCAACGTTTTGAGATTACTAAGTTTTGTAATGAACAGAAATTACTGGTAAATGACTGGATAGAAGAAACTATCAGCGGAACAAAGAATTACACCAAGCGTCAGCTGGGTAGCCTACTTAAAAAGGTAGGTAAGGACGATATTATTATTTGCAGTGAACTATCACGACTGGGTCGTAACCTTTTTATGATTATGGAAATTCTGAACATTTGTATGAGCAAGGAGTGTCGTGTGTGGACAATTAAGGACAACTATCGTTTAGGTGATGATATCCAGAGCAAAGTGCTTGCCTTTGCTTTCGGCTTATCGGCAGAGATTGAACGTAATCTTATTAGCCAGCGGACAAAGGAGGCATTGGCACGAAAACGAGCAGAAGGAGTGGTCCTCGGACGTCCGAAAGGTAGAAAAAGTTCGCCAGATAAGTATAAATTATCAGGCAAAGAGATTCTTATATCAGAACTCTTAAAAAACGGTATATCTCATCGAAAGATAGCAAAGATTTGCAAGGTAGATAGGAATACCCTTAGCCGTTTTATAACATTGAAGTGTTTGGCTGTAAACTAA
- a CDS encoding GEVED domain-containing protein, producing MNKKTTLSAWVIAAMMAMGPASVTAQTYSSTASTQVFDLSKLGDQTLLEHFAQLLDNGKKYPTDADLTAWGIKDEVEFIRSHVRKRAIESRADRLLQDTYENRNLFMNIPGGAGKNLGGYPSKTFANDNFSMWNYTNLFGAWNYGLFQAPGSWADAAHRNGTSIFAGIKFFDHTTGGAANSWAGFIMTRNTDGSFRYTRPIINCMRFLGFDGINYNWESTNKYQDADNIAFHKELYKIAKSEGFNDFKIMYYTTSSSLTPYSSRYMWGQDKDNRICEVMLNYDNSDFSWNMGSSVKEAERTMGSADGLYAGVWIVSMDRRWNSLNNQDAKRCGICLWGEHAESRFWSYNTGGDAMSRMSNYQEYLERAFSGGNRNPLYRPEISNRGNNVEAQGTTPPLARFAGLASWIPERTAISGNLPFATHFNTGNGERYNYKGKKTAGSWYNMSSQDVVPTYRWMVVKPETEVASTDVQPSFTNEDAYTGGAALRLKGVNNATATDVVLFKTNLTPSKGKVVAKVAIKTGKEGNNDSKLSLIVRVNGAWKAYALGNTENANWTEKKVELNDITAGQKIERIGLRVKGSDADYNVLVGKLELNDDVTATPANVKDLTVQVKEETKNSLSVKAVWGIDKDPGQNPTVYNDEANIDHFEILYKNGENGKVSEVGRTSQWATLVPNIQFTSVDDKPFIGVRSVSTDLKTYSKTQWIAVPRAQQSELPEAQEEGYGTVELDNAAAGADVAKRIRYVKKFQTEGGSKNIDYTAEGPAGNETNYVDATSQELEVAQGATVKVKIQGYEATQGRDQSNDDLRYCMGKAWMDFNGDKQFNPENLSTNPNEGECVVFFGQVRKGVPAQVQQLNEYEFTVPTDAKPGQSRLRLVFCDAWFQGGLTPTGKFNKGFAIDFKVTITGSNAARGAKADTHDKGVADEPELLEGGSTNIISANVGGASQLTVVSGKVVFENVERAWVFSTDGQTVKSLVNPKSFNTNELPAGVYLVKMQNNNVIRTQKITIK from the coding sequence ATGAATAAAAAAACTACTCTTAGTGCATGGGTCATCGCAGCTATGATGGCTATGGGTCCTGCCAGTGTGACTGCACAAACATATTCTTCAACAGCTTCTACACAGGTGTTCGACCTGTCAAAGTTGGGCGATCAGACCCTTCTTGAGCATTTTGCACAACTCCTTGATAACGGCAAGAAATATCCTACTGATGCCGACCTTACCGCATGGGGCATTAAAGACGAGGTAGAGTTTATCCGCTCACACGTCAGAAAGCGTGCTATTGAGTCACGTGCTGACCGTCTCCTCCAAGATACTTACGAGAATCGTAACCTCTTTATGAATATCCCTGGTGGTGCTGGAAAGAACCTCGGTGGCTATCCTTCAAAGACATTCGCTAATGATAACTTCTCAATGTGGAACTATACCAACCTGTTTGGTGCCTGGAACTACGGACTATTCCAAGCACCAGGTTCATGGGCTGATGCTGCTCACCGCAATGGTACAAGCATCTTCGCTGGTATTAAGTTCTTCGATCATACAACGGGTGGAGCTGCTAACAGTTGGGCAGGTTTCATCATGACTCGTAATACCGATGGTAGCTTCCGCTATACTCGCCCTATCATCAACTGCATGCGCTTCCTTGGTTTCGATGGTATCAACTATAACTGGGAAAGCACTAACAAGTATCAAGATGCAGATAACATAGCCTTCCATAAGGAACTTTACAAGATTGCGAAGTCTGAAGGTTTTAACGACTTCAAGATTATGTATTATACGACGAGCTCAAGTCTGACACCATATAGCTCAAGATATATGTGGGGTCAAGATAAGGACAATCGTATCTGTGAGGTGATGTTGAATTATGACAACAGTGACTTCAGTTGGAACATGGGCAGTTCTGTAAAAGAGGCAGAACGCACTATGGGCTCAGCCGATGGTTTATACGCTGGTGTATGGATTGTAAGCATGGACAGACGATGGAATAGTCTTAACAACCAAGATGCTAAGCGTTGTGGTATTTGTCTGTGGGGTGAGCATGCAGAGAGTCGTTTCTGGAGTTATAACACTGGTGGCGACGCTATGTCTCGTATGTCTAACTATCAGGAGTATCTTGAACGTGCTTTCTCTGGTGGCAACCGTAATCCTTTGTATCGTCCAGAGATTAGCAATAGGGGTAATAATGTTGAGGCACAGGGTACCACACCTCCTTTGGCACGTTTTGCTGGTCTTGCTTCTTGGATTCCAGAGCGCACAGCTATCTCAGGCAACCTTCCTTTCGCTACCCACTTCAACACAGGTAATGGCGAACGTTATAACTATAAGGGTAAGAAGACTGCAGGGTCATGGTATAACATGAGTAGCCAAGATGTCGTGCCTACTTATCGTTGGATGGTTGTTAAGCCAGAGACTGAAGTAGCCAGCACTGACGTACAGCCTTCATTCACTAATGAGGACGCTTACACAGGTGGTGCAGCACTTCGCTTGAAGGGTGTCAACAATGCAACTGCTACAGACGTTGTTCTCTTCAAGACTAACCTCACTCCTTCTAAGGGTAAGGTAGTTGCTAAGGTGGCTATCAAGACTGGTAAAGAGGGCAATAACGACTCTAAACTTTCGCTCATCGTACGTGTGAATGGTGCTTGGAAGGCTTATGCCTTGGGTAACACCGAGAACGCAAACTGGACAGAGAAGAAGGTTGAGTTGAATGATATTACTGCTGGTCAGAAGATTGAGCGTATTGGTCTGCGTGTGAAAGGTTCAGATGCTGACTATAATGTACTTGTTGGTAAGCTCGAACTCAACGACGACGTGACAGCAACACCTGCTAACGTGAAGGATTTGACCGTTCAGGTGAAGGAGGAAACAAAGAATTCTCTTTCTGTTAAGGCGGTATGGGGAATAGATAAGGACCCAGGTCAGAATCCAACCGTTTATAACGATGAGGCTAATATCGACCACTTCGAGATTCTCTATAAGAACGGTGAGAATGGTAAGGTGTCTGAGGTAGGACGTACATCACAGTGGGCTACACTCGTTCCTAACATCCAGTTCACAAGTGTTGACGACAAACCTTTCATCGGTGTTCGCTCAGTAAGTACTGACCTTAAGACTTACTCAAAGACACAGTGGATTGCTGTGCCACGTGCTCAGCAGTCTGAACTCCCAGAGGCACAGGAAGAGGGCTACGGAACAGTTGAACTCGACAATGCTGCTGCTGGTGCTGATGTAGCGAAGAGAATTCGTTATGTTAAGAAGTTCCAGACAGAGGGCGGTTCTAAGAATATCGATTACACTGCTGAGGGTCCTGCAGGTAACGAGACCAACTATGTGGATGCTACGAGTCAAGAACTCGAAGTAGCACAGGGTGCGACTGTGAAAGTGAAGATTCAGGGCTACGAAGCAACGCAGGGCAGAGACCAGAGCAATGACGACCTCCGCTATTGTATGGGTAAGGCTTGGATGGACTTCAATGGCGACAAGCAGTTCAACCCAGAGAATCTCTCAACCAATCCAAATGAAGGTGAGTGCGTTGTCTTCTTCGGTCAAGTTCGTAAGGGTGTTCCTGCACAGGTACAACAGCTTAATGAATATGAGTTTACTGTTCCTACAGATGCTAAGCCAGGTCAGAGCCGTCTCCGCCTTGTCTTCTGTGACGCATGGTTCCAGGGTGGTTTGACACCAACTGGTAAGTTCAATAAGGGCTTTGCTATCGACTTTAAGGTGACTATCACTGGTTCTAATGCTGCTCGTGGTGCTAAGGCTGACACCCATGATAAGGGTGTTGCTGACGAGCCAGAGTTGCTCGAGGGTGGTTCTACTAACATCATCTCTGCTAACGTAGGTGGTGCTTCACAGCTTACTGTTGTTAGTGGTAAGGTGGTATTCGAGAATGTT
- a CDS encoding SusC/RagA family TonB-linked outer membrane protein: protein MRIFKESKQKHLYFSAAFALSLALAPTGVYAGTNTSTAVQAVQQNGNHKVTGRVVDSTGEPLIGATVLVEGTTNGTVTDIDGNYTLNTTANAKLVFSYIGYAAQTIPVGGKGTINVTLKEEANTMNEVVVTAMGIMRKEKSLTYATQQVKAEDLMKVQDPNAANSLEGKVAGITITPSAGGAGGASKIVLRGNRSILGNSSPLIVVDGVPMSNGIRGQQGMGAEGFGSTGTSEGSDPLSLINPDDIESINVLKGANAAALYGSRAANGVVMITTKRGREGKVDINVTSNITFDSPLLTPKIQKTYGAAYDQTTGALSLNNWGGKLADRADNDLVVRTPLDERWVGYPEEQIGTDASGNPIMARRHNVYLRNRAGNDVDNFFRTGVTTNNSISLSGGTEIARTYVSVANSHATGMMRNNSYNRNSISFRQTYNFFKRLHIDASMNYTESKTKNRPGGGTVGNPLYHLYTAPQNIDMDYYRDHYMNAEGKWLSNPGSYYKLNGSNFAWAAGQRTTLTGPQQEWAYLSHPNNNPYWLINSGNSQQKESRLFGTLQANVDIYDGLTFQARVNYSQIRFKNHATRFATTFLPASMEDYGRLWDSDEKTTEFYTDYLLSYNKTFGDYSVSATAGYVGHTIKGESKGTDAVATYYDRLMRKLPTMVNYFETSAGGYGVTSTSKSSNWDRSYLFTAQLGWKETVYFDASYRRDWYRPFRYFKQLGKIDTDNYGYFGVGANAIVSQLVKLPEWFNFLKYRVSYSSVGNSIPNKAYGAMSRNLQTGALSGNKLLDFSPVPEETGSFETGIESLFLNNRLSFDFTFYNTIVRHLYMELGSLGGNTELLNSAKVRNTGFETTVGYDFKFGKDLRWRTSYNLSYNDNEILETGYDKDGTSRKYQQTVGEAKVIYQKGGAIGDIYAGDFMRDANGHIVLTAKGEPTFDKTGSNDRFLGNMNSKWQMGWTNTFNYKEFQLSFLINGRIGGKVLSLTESYLDYIGASERTEAARLSAERNNIVATNYGNVPGMELNDGSGRIVPIQSYYQALGASSNPSTYLYNGTNFRLRELSLGYTFRDLFGMNRNLTLSFIARNLFFIYKDAPTDPDVSLSTQNGLGAFESFNMPSSRSFGFSLKANF, encoded by the coding sequence ATGAGAATCTTTAAAGAATCAAAGCAGAAGCATCTGTACTTCTCGGCTGCCTTTGCTCTATCATTAGCATTGGCACCAACAGGTGTCTACGCAGGTACAAACACCAGCACTGCAGTACAGGCAGTACAGCAGAATGGTAATCACAAAGTGACCGGTCGTGTCGTTGACTCAACCGGCGAACCGCTCATTGGTGCTACCGTCCTTGTTGAGGGTACCACTAATGGCACAGTAACGGATATTGATGGTAACTATACCCTCAATACCACTGCAAACGCGAAGCTCGTCTTCTCTTACATCGGTTATGCAGCACAGACCATCCCTGTTGGTGGTAAGGGTACGATCAACGTAACGTTGAAAGAAGAAGCTAACACCATGAACGAGGTTGTTGTTACCGCCATGGGTATTATGCGTAAGGAGAAGTCTCTTACCTATGCTACCCAGCAGGTGAAGGCAGAGGACCTCATGAAGGTGCAGGATCCTAATGCTGCTAACTCACTCGAAGGTAAGGTAGCTGGTATCACTATTACGCCAAGTGCTGGTGGTGCTGGTGGTGCTTCAAAGATTGTTCTTCGTGGTAACCGTTCTATCCTCGGTAACAGTTCTCCACTCATCGTTGTTGACGGTGTACCAATGAGTAATGGTATTCGTGGTCAGCAGGGTATGGGTGCAGAGGGTTTCGGCTCAACTGGAACTTCTGAGGGTTCTGACCCATTGTCATTGATCAACCCAGACGATATCGAGTCAATCAATGTCCTCAAGGGTGCTAACGCTGCTGCGCTTTACGGTTCACGTGCTGCCAATGGTGTTGTGATGATTACCACCAAGCGTGGTCGTGAGGGTAAGGTTGATATTAACGTAACCTCAAACATCACTTTCGATTCTCCATTGTTGACACCAAAGATTCAGAAGACTTATGGTGCAGCTTATGACCAGACAACAGGTGCATTGTCATTGAACAACTGGGGCGGTAAGCTCGCAGACCGTGCAGACAACGACCTCGTAGTACGCACTCCATTGGATGAGCGTTGGGTAGGCTATCCAGAGGAGCAGATTGGTACAGACGCAAGTGGCAATCCAATCATGGCACGTCGTCATAATGTTTATCTCCGCAACCGTGCAGGTAACGATGTAGACAACTTCTTCCGTACGGGTGTCACTACAAATAACTCAATCTCACTTTCTGGTGGTACAGAGATAGCACGTACCTACGTGTCAGTGGCAAACAGCCATGCAACAGGTATGATGCGTAACAACTCATACAACCGTAACTCTATCAGCTTCCGTCAGACTTATAACTTCTTCAAGCGTTTGCACATTGATGCATCGATGAACTATACAGAGTCAAAGACAAAGAATCGTCCTGGTGGTGGTACGGTAGGTAACCCTCTCTACCATCTCTATACCGCACCTCAGAACATTGATATGGATTACTATCGTGACCATTACATGAATGCTGAGGGTAAGTGGTTGTCAAATCCAGGTTCATATTACAAGCTCAATGGTTCAAACTTTGCTTGGGCAGCTGGTCAGCGCACAACTCTGACTGGTCCACAGCAGGAGTGGGCATACCTCTCTCATCCTAACAACAACCCATATTGGTTAATCAATTCGGGTAACAGTCAGCAGAAGGAGAGCCGCCTCTTTGGTACCTTGCAAGCAAATGTTGACATCTATGATGGTTTGACTTTCCAAGCACGTGTCAACTACAGTCAGATTCGTTTCAAGAATCATGCAACTCGCTTTGCTACCACCTTCCTCCCTGCATCTATGGAAGACTACGGTCGTCTTTGGGATTCAGACGAGAAGACAACAGAGTTCTATACCGACTACCTCTTGTCATATAACAAGACCTTTGGTGACTACTCAGTATCAGCAACAGCAGGTTATGTCGGTCATACTATCAAGGGCGAGTCAAAGGGTACAGACGCCGTTGCAACTTACTACGACCGTCTTATGCGTAAGCTCCCAACAATGGTTAACTACTTCGAGACCAGCGCAGGTGGCTATGGCGTAACAAGTACTTCAAAGAGTTCAAACTGGGACCGCTCATACCTCTTCACAGCACAGTTAGGTTGGAAAGAAACCGTTTACTTCGATGCTTCTTATCGTCGCGACTGGTATCGCCCATTCCGTTACTTCAAGCAGTTGGGTAAGATTGATACCGATAACTACGGTTACTTCGGTGTTGGTGCCAATGCTATCGTAAGTCAGTTGGTTAAGTTGCCAGAGTGGTTTAACTTCTTGAAATATCGTGTTTCTTACTCATCAGTAGGTAACTCTATCCCTAATAAGGCATACGGTGCGATGAGCCGTAACCTCCAGACAGGTGCATTGTCAGGTAACAAGTTGCTCGACTTCTCACCAGTACCAGAGGAGACAGGTTCATTCGAGACAGGTATCGAGTCATTGTTCTTGAACAACCGTTTGAGCTTCGACTTCACCTTCTATAACACCATCGTTCGTCACCTCTACATGGAGCTTGGCTCATTGGGTGGTAACACCGAGTTGCTGAACTCTGCAAAGGTACGTAACACAGGTTTCGAGACAACTGTTGGTTACGACTTCAAGTTCGGTAAGGACCTCCGTTGGCGTACATCTTATAACCTCTCATACAACGATAATGAGATTCTTGAGACAGGTTATGATAAGGACGGAACATCACGTAAGTATCAGCAGACTGTAGGTGAGGCAAAGGTAATCTACCAGAAGGGTGGTGCTATTGGTGACATCTATGCAGGCGACTTCATGCGCGATGCAAATGGTCATATCGTATTGACAGCTAAGGGTGAGCCTACATTCGACAAGACAGGTTCAAACGACCGCTTCCTCGGTAACATGAACTCTAAGTGGCAGATGGGTTGGACCAATACCTTTAACTATAAGGAGTTCCAGCTTTCATTCCTCATCAACGGTCGTATCGGTGGTAAGGTACTCTCATTGACAGAGTCATATCTCGACTATATCGGTGCTTCAGAGCGTACAGAGGCAGCTCGTCTCAGCGCAGAGCGTAACAACATCGTTGCAACCAACTATGGTAACGTACCAGGTATGGAACTCAATGATGGTAGCGGTCGCATCGTTCCTATCCAGTCATATTATCAGGCATTGGGCGCATCAAGCAACCCATCAACCTATCTCTACAACGGAACAAACTTCCGTCTTCGTGAGCTTTCATTGGGTTACACCTTCCGTGACCTCTTTGGTATGAACCGTAACTTGACCCTCTCATTCATCGCTCGTAACCTGTTCTTCATCTATAAGGATGCACCAACAGACCCAGACGTATCTCTGTCTACACAGAATGGTCTCGGCGCATTTGAGAGCTTCAATATGCCATCTTCACGTTCATTCGGTTTCTCATTGAAGGCTAACTTCTAA